A region of Burkholderiales bacterium JOSHI_001 DNA encodes the following proteins:
- a CDS encoding PAAR motif protein (PFAM: PAAR motif), with amino-acid sequence MPPAARLSDKVLHDAPHCHAPIHPAAPVPTPVPHPPQPLPITTNCVTTVLIDNMPAAVVTSQTIPCLMASCIPGGPGLVAKGSATVLIGNLPAARAGDMVAFASCVAPIPSPTGKIIPPCSTTVMIGG; translated from the coding sequence ATGCCACCGGCCGCCCGCCTGTCCGACAAGGTGCTGCACGACGCACCGCACTGCCACGCCCCCATCCACCCCGCGGCGCCGGTGCCCACGCCGGTGCCGCATCCGCCGCAGCCCCTGCCCATCACCACCAACTGCGTCACCACGGTGCTGATCGACAACATGCCGGCCGCGGTGGTCACCTCGCAGACCATCCCCTGCCTGATGGCCAGTTGCATCCCGGGCGGCCCGGGCCTGGTGGCCAAGGGTTCGGCCACGGTGCTGATCGGCAACCTGCCGGCCGCGCGCGCGGGCGACATGGTGGCCTTCGCCAGCTGCGTGGCGCCCATCCCGTCGCCCACCGGCAAAATCATTCCGCCCTGCAGCACCACGGTGATGATCGGCGGCTGA